From a region of the Pseudomonas fulva 12-X genome:
- the mlaE gene encoding lipid asymmetry maintenance ABC transporter permease subunit MlaE — protein sequence MRRTSSLERVRLFGRAGIDVVAALGRSTIFLLRALFGRGTSGNGLQLLIKQLYSVGVLSLAIIIVSGVFIGMVLSLQGFSILAKYGSEQAVGQMVALTLLRELGPVVTALLFAGRAGSALTAEIGNMKSTEQLSSLAMIGVDPLKHIVAPRLWAGFISMPLLAMIFSVVGIWGGAMVAVDWLGVYEGSFWANMQNSVSFREDVLNGVIKSIVFAFVVTWIAVFQGYDCEATSEGISRATTRTVVYASLAVLGLDFILTALMFGDF from the coding sequence ATGCGCAGGACATCTTCACTCGAACGCGTTCGCCTGTTCGGGCGTGCGGGTATCGATGTGGTCGCCGCGCTGGGGCGTTCGACGATCTTTCTGCTGCGTGCGCTGTTTGGCCGCGGCACCTCGGGCAATGGCCTGCAGCTGTTGATCAAGCAGCTGTATTCGGTGGGCGTGCTGTCGCTGGCGATCATTATCGTCTCGGGCGTGTTCATCGGCATGGTGTTGTCGCTGCAAGGCTTCAGCATTCTGGCCAAGTACGGCTCCGAGCAGGCGGTCGGGCAGATGGTTGCCCTGACCCTGTTGCGTGAGCTGGGGCCGGTGGTGACCGCGCTGCTGTTCGCCGGGCGTGCCGGCTCGGCGCTCACCGCCGAGATCGGCAACATGAAGTCCACAGAGCAGCTGTCGAGTCTGGCGATGATCGGTGTCGACCCGCTCAAGCACATCGTTGCGCCACGATTGTGGGCCGGCTTCATTTCCATGCCGCTGCTGGCGATGATTTTCAGCGTGGTCGGCATCTGGGGCGGCGCGATGGTCGCCGTGGACTGGCTGGGCGTTTACGAGGGCTCGTTCTGGGCCAATATGCAGAACAGCGTTTCTTTCCGCGAAGACGTGCTCAATGGTGTGATCAAAAGCATCGTCTTTGCCTTCGTGGTGACCTGGATCGCCGTGTTCCAGGGTTACGACTGCGAAGCCACTTCCGAAGGCATCAGCCGTGCGACCACGCGCACCGTGGTGTATGCCTCGCTGGCCGTACTGGGCCTGGACTTCATTCTGACCGCTTTGATGTTTGGAGATTTCTGA
- a CDS encoding STAS domain-containing protein → MSSAAIIEQAPGVLALSGVLDYQSGPALREQGGRLIRNLQGAECVIDCSAVEKSSSVGLSLLLCYMRDARAAGKQLSVRGLPQDMSGIAKVCELQHVLPIPA, encoded by the coding sequence GTGAGTTCGGCAGCCATCATCGAGCAGGCGCCGGGCGTGCTCGCCCTCAGCGGCGTGCTCGATTACCAGAGCGGCCCGGCCTTGCGTGAGCAGGGCGGGCGGCTGATTCGTAATCTGCAGGGCGCCGAGTGCGTGATCGATTGCTCGGCGGTCGAGAAGTCCAGCAGCGTCGGCCTGTCGCTGCTGCTCTGCTACATGCGCGATGCGCGCGCGGCCGGCAAGCAACTGAGCGTGCGTGGCTTGCCCCAGGACATGAGCGGCATCGCCAAGGTCTGCGAGTTGCAGCACGTACTGCCGATTCCAGCCTGA
- the murA gene encoding UDP-N-acetylglucosamine 1-carboxyvinyltransferase: MDKLSITGGVRLDGEIRISGAKNSALPILAATLLGDAPVTICNLPHLHDITTMIELFGRMGIEPVIDEKLSVEVDARTMKTLVAPYELVKTMRASILVLGPMVARFGEAEVALPGGCAIGSRPVDLHIRGLEAMGAIIDVEGGYIKAKAPEGGLRGAHFFFDMVSVTGTENILMAATLAKGRTVLENAAREPEVVDLANCLIAMGAKIQGAGTDTITIDGVERLHGARFNVMPDRIETGTYLVAAAATGGRVKVKDADPSTLEAVLAKLQEAGAEITTGADWIELDMKGKRPKAVSLRTAPYPAFPTDMQAQFIALNAIAEGTGTVIETIFENRFMHVYEMSRMGAHIQVEGNTAIVTGAPQLKGAPVMATDLRASASLVIAALVAQGDTVIDRIYHIDRGYECIEEKLQLLGAKIRRVPG, from the coding sequence ATGGATAAATTGAGCATTACCGGCGGCGTCCGTCTCGACGGCGAAATCCGCATTTCCGGTGCGAAGAACTCCGCATTGCCGATCCTCGCCGCCACCCTGCTGGGTGACGCGCCGGTGACTATCTGCAACCTGCCGCACCTGCACGACATCACCACGATGATCGAGCTGTTCGGCCGCATGGGCATCGAGCCGGTCATCGACGAGAAGCTCAGCGTCGAAGTGGATGCGCGCACCATGAAGACGCTGGTTGCGCCCTACGAGCTGGTGAAAACCATGCGCGCTTCGATCCTGGTGCTCGGCCCCATGGTTGCCCGTTTCGGCGAGGCCGAAGTGGCGCTGCCGGGCGGTTGCGCCATTGGTTCGCGTCCGGTCGACCTGCACATCCGTGGCCTCGAAGCCATGGGCGCGATCATCGACGTCGAAGGCGGCTACATCAAGGCCAAGGCCCCTGAAGGCGGCCTGCGCGGTGCGCACTTCTTCTTCGATATGGTCAGTGTGACCGGCACCGAAAACATCCTGATGGCTGCCACCCTGGCCAAGGGCCGCACCGTTCTGGAGAACGCCGCGCGTGAACCGGAAGTAGTGGATCTGGCCAACTGCCTGATCGCCATGGGCGCGAAGATTCAGGGCGCCGGCACCGATACCATCACCATCGATGGCGTCGAGCGCCTGCATGGCGCACGTTTCAACGTGATGCCCGACCGTATCGAAACCGGCACTTACCTGGTTGCCGCCGCTGCCACCGGTGGCCGCGTCAAGGTCAAGGACGCCGATCCGAGCACGCTGGAAGCCGTACTGGCCAAGTTGCAGGAAGCGGGCGCCGAAATCACCACCGGCGCCGACTGGATCGAGCTGGACATGAAGGGCAAGCGTCCGAAGGCCGTGAGCCTGCGTACCGCGCCGTATCCGGCGTTCCCGACCGACATGCAGGCGCAGTTCATCGCCCTCAACGCCATTGCCGAAGGCACTGGCACGGTCATCGAAACCATCTTCGAAAACCGCTTCATGCACGTATACGAAATGAGCCGCATGGGCGCGCATATCCAGGTCGAGGGCAACACCGCCATCGTCACCGGTGCGCCGCAGCTCAAGGGTGCTCCGGTGATGGCCACCGACCTGCGCGCTTCGGCGAGCCTGGTCATCGCCGCGCTGGTCGCCCAGGGCGACACCGTGATCGATCGCATCTACCACATCGACCGTGGTTACGAATGCATCGAGGAAAAACTGCAATTGCTGGGGGCGAAGATTCGCCGCGTGCCGGGCTGA
- a CDS encoding BolA family protein, whose product MQALEVKSFLETKLPDVQVEVEGEGCNFQLNLISDELAGLSPVKRQQQIYAHLNPWIADGSIHAVSMKFFSRADWAARS is encoded by the coding sequence ATGCAGGCCCTTGAGGTAAAAAGTTTCTTGGAGACCAAACTGCCGGATGTTCAGGTAGAGGTCGAGGGCGAAGGCTGCAATTTCCAGCTCAACCTGATCAGCGACGAGTTGGCCGGCCTCAGCCCGGTCAAGCGTCAGCAACAGATCTACGCTCATCTCAACCCATGGATCGCCGATGGCAGCATCCACGCCGTGAGCATGAAATTCTTCAGCCGTGCCGACTGGGCCGCGCGTTCCTGA
- a CDS encoding MlaC/ttg2D family ABC transporter substrate-binding protein, with protein sequence MIKTLRNSLVALLAALPLLAMAAPAAHEVVQKTTDTLLADLKANKDEYRKNPDAFYKSLNEILGPVVDVDGISRSVMTVRYSREATPEQMTRFQENFKRSLMQFYGNALLEYNNQDIRVIPASGKQDPQRTSVNMEIRDGKGTVYPLSYTMVAMDGTWKLRNVVINGINVGKLFRDQFAQSMQNNRNDLDKVIDSWADTVAKARQARGTQ encoded by the coding sequence ATGATCAAGACCCTGCGCAACAGCCTTGTCGCTCTGCTGGCCGCTCTGCCTCTGCTGGCCATGGCGGCGCCTGCTGCTCACGAAGTGGTGCAGAAGACCACCGACACCCTGCTGGCTGATCTGAAGGCCAACAAGGACGAATACCGCAAGAATCCGGACGCCTTCTATAAGTCGCTCAACGAGATTCTCGGCCCCGTGGTGGATGTCGACGGCATCTCGCGCAGCGTGATGACCGTGCGTTACTCCCGCGAAGCCACGCCCGAGCAGATGACCCGTTTCCAGGAAAACTTCAAGCGCAGCCTGATGCAGTTCTATGGCAACGCGCTGCTGGAGTACAACAACCAGGACATTCGCGTGATTCCCGCTTCCGGCAAGCAGGATCCGCAGCGCACCTCCGTGAACATGGAAATTCGCGACGGCAAGGGCACCGTGTACCCGCTGTCGTACACCATGGTCGCGATGGACGGCACCTGGAAGCTGCGTAACGTAGTGATCAACGGCATCAACGTCGGCAAGCTGTTCCGCGATCAGTTCGCCCAGTCGATGCAGAACAATCGCAATGACCTCGACAAGGTCATCGACAGCTGGGCCGACACCGTTGCCAAGGCCCGCCAGGCCCGGGGTACGCAGTGA
- a CDS encoding KpsF/GutQ family sugar-phosphate isomerase, with translation MNQTRDLIDSAQRTIRLEIEAVQELLPRIDANFVKACELILASKGRVVVVGMGKSGHIGNKIAATLASTGTTAFFVHPAEASHGDMGMITRDDVVLALSNSGSTAEIVTLLPLIKRLGITLISMTGNPESPLSKAAEVNLDTRVAKEACPLNLAPTSSTTAALVLGDALAIALLEARGFTAEDFAFSHPGGALGRRLLLKVENVMHAGDSLPQVKRGTSLREALLEMTQKGLGMTAVLENDGRLAGIFTDGDLRRALDKGIDVRDARIDEVMTPHGKTARADMLAAEALKIMEDNKISALVVIDAEGFPIGAFNLGDLLRAGVM, from the coding sequence ATGAACCAGACCCGCGACCTGATTGATTCCGCACAGCGCACCATTCGCCTCGAGATAGAGGCAGTTCAGGAGCTGCTGCCTCGTATCGACGCCAATTTCGTCAAGGCCTGCGAGCTGATTCTGGCCAGCAAGGGCCGCGTGGTCGTGGTGGGCATGGGCAAGTCCGGGCATATCGGCAACAAGATCGCCGCGACGCTGGCGAGCACCGGCACCACCGCCTTTTTCGTGCACCCGGCCGAGGCCAGCCACGGCGACATGGGCATGATCACCCGCGATGACGTGGTGCTGGCTCTGTCCAACTCGGGTTCCACCGCGGAAATTGTCACCCTGTTGCCATTGATCAAGCGCCTCGGCATCACCCTGATCAGCATGACCGGCAACCCCGAGTCGCCGCTGTCCAAGGCCGCCGAAGTCAACCTCGACACCCGCGTCGCCAAGGAAGCCTGCCCGCTCAACCTGGCGCCAACTTCCTCGACCACTGCCGCCCTGGTACTGGGCGACGCCCTGGCCATCGCCCTGCTCGAAGCCCGCGGTTTCACCGCCGAAGACTTCGCCTTCTCGCACCCGGGTGGCGCCCTGGGCCGCCGCCTGTTGCTCAAGGTGGAGAACGTCATGCATGCCGGCGACAGCCTGCCTCAGGTCAAGCGCGGCACCAGCCTGCGCGAAGCCCTGCTGGAGATGACCCAGAAAGGTTTGGGCATGACCGCCGTTCTGGAAAACGACGGCCGCCTGGCCGGCATCTTCACCGACGGCGACCTGCGCCGAGCGCTGGACAAAGGCATCGACGTGCGTGACGCACGCATCGACGAAGTCATGACCCCCCACGGCAAGACCGCAAGGGCTGACATGCTGGCCGCCGAAGCCCTGAAGATCATGGAAGACAACAAGATCAGCGCGCTGGTGGTGATCGACGCAGAGGGCTTTCCGATTGGCGCCTTCAACCTGGGCGATCTGCTGCGCGCGGGGGTCATGTGA
- a CDS encoding KdsC family phosphatase, which yields MNDLLKRTQAIKLAIFDVDGVLTDGKLYFLVDGSEFKTFNTLDGQGIKMLINSGVRTAIISGRKTPVVERRAQNLGIQHLYQGREDKLDVLDELLAELGLSYEQVAYLGDDLPDLPVIRRVGLGMAVASANEFVREHAHGVTRARGGEGAAREFCELIMRGQGTLDAAQSAYL from the coding sequence ATGAACGACCTGCTGAAGCGCACCCAGGCCATCAAACTGGCGATCTTCGATGTCGACGGCGTACTGACCGACGGCAAGCTGTACTTTCTGGTCGATGGCAGCGAGTTCAAGACCTTCAACACGCTCGACGGCCAGGGCATCAAGATGCTCATCAACTCTGGCGTGCGCACCGCCATCATCAGCGGCCGCAAGACCCCAGTGGTCGAGCGCCGCGCGCAGAACCTCGGCATCCAGCACCTGTACCAGGGCCGCGAGGACAAGCTCGACGTCCTCGACGAGCTGCTCGCCGAACTGGGCCTGAGCTACGAGCAGGTCGCCTACCTGGGCGATGATCTGCCGGACCTGCCAGTAATTCGCCGTGTCGGCCTGGGCATGGCCGTGGCCAGCGCTAATGAGTTCGTCCGCGAGCATGCCCATGGCGTGACCCGTGCACGAGGCGGCGAGGGCGCTGCCCGTGAATTCTGTGAACTGATCATGCGCGGACAGGGCACGCTCGACGCCGCCCAGTCCGCCTACCTCTAG
- a CDS encoding ATP-binding cassette domain-containing protein, producing MSAENQYAVELKNVSFQRGERHIFKNVDICIPRGKVTGIMGPSGCGKTTLLRLIAAELRPSAGEIHVNGLNLPDLSRSELFDMRKQMGVLFQSGALFTDLDVFENVAFPLRVHTQLPEEMIRDIVLMKLQAVGLRGAIELMPDELSGGMKRRVALARAIALDPQILMYDEPFVGQDPIAMGVLVRLIRLLNDALGITSIVVSHDLAETASIADYIYVVGDSQVLGQGTPAELRDSDNPRVRQFMQGTPDGPVPFHFQAPNYHDDLLGGR from the coding sequence ATGAGCGCGGAAAATCAGTACGCGGTCGAGCTTAAGAACGTAAGTTTTCAGCGCGGCGAGCGACACATCTTCAAGAACGTCGATATCTGTATCCCGCGGGGCAAGGTCACCGGGATCATGGGCCCGTCCGGCTGCGGCAAGACCACTTTGCTGCGCCTGATCGCCGCCGAGCTGCGCCCCAGCGCCGGCGAGATCCACGTCAATGGCCTGAACCTGCCGGACCTGTCGCGCAGTGAACTGTTCGACATGCGCAAGCAGATGGGCGTGCTGTTCCAGAGCGGTGCGCTGTTCACCGATCTCGATGTGTTCGAGAACGTGGCCTTTCCGCTGCGGGTGCACACCCAACTGCCCGAAGAAATGATTCGTGACATTGTTCTGATGAAGCTGCAGGCCGTCGGCTTGCGTGGCGCCATCGAGCTGATGCCTGATGAGCTGTCCGGTGGCATGAAGCGTCGCGTGGCGCTGGCGCGAGCCATCGCGCTGGATCCGCAGATCCTCATGTATGACGAGCCGTTCGTTGGCCAGGACCCGATCGCCATGGGCGTGCTGGTTCGGCTGATTCGTCTGCTCAACGATGCGCTGGGCATCACCAGCATCGTGGTTTCCCACGACCTGGCCGAGACGGCCAGTATCGCCGACTACATCTATGTGGTCGGTGACAGCCAGGTGCTGGGCCAGGGAACGCCGGCCGAGCTGCGTGACTCGGATAATCCGCGGGTGCGTCAATTCATGCAGGGAACGCCGGATGGTCCGGTTCCCTTCCATTTCCAAGCGCCGAATTACCACGACGATCTACTGGGAGGGCGCTGA
- the mlaD gene encoding outer membrane lipid asymmetry maintenance protein MlaD — translation MQNRTMEIGVGLFLLAGLLALMLLALRVSGLAPGSSVDTYKVYAYFDNIAGLTVRAKVTMAGVNIGRVTAIDLDRDSYTGRVTMELDSAVDNLPVDSTASILTAGLLGEKYVGISVGGDEQLLADGGTIHDTQSSLVLEDLIGKFLLNSVNKDQQSQ, via the coding sequence ATGCAAAACCGCACGATGGAAATCGGTGTCGGCCTGTTCCTGCTCGCCGGCTTGCTGGCTCTGATGCTGCTGGCTTTGCGCGTCAGCGGCCTGGCACCCGGTAGCAGCGTCGATACCTACAAGGTATACGCCTATTTCGACAATATTGCCGGCCTGACCGTGCGCGCCAAGGTGACCATGGCGGGCGTCAATATCGGCCGCGTCACGGCTATCGATCTGGATCGCGACAGCTACACCGGGCGCGTAACGATGGAACTCGACAGCGCTGTCGACAATCTTCCGGTGGACTCCACCGCGTCGATCCTGACCGCTGGTCTGCTTGGCGAGAAGTATGTGGGGATCAGCGTCGGCGGCGATGAACAGTTGCTGGCCGATGGCGGAACCATCCACGACACCCAGTCTTCCCTGGTACTTGAAGACCTGATTGGCAAGTTCCTGCTCAATTCGGTCAACAAGGATCAGCAAAGCCAATGA